TCGACATCGGATCCTGCGGCACGAGGCCGATGGAGCGCCCGCGGACCATCCGCATCTCGCTCTCGCTCGCGTGCGCGATCTCTCGTCCGTCGAGGCGGATGCTTCCTGCCGCGACACGTCCGCCGGAGGCGAGGAGCCCGATGATCGCCATCGCGGTCGTCGACTTGCCCGAACCGGACTCGCCGACGATCGCGACGGTCTCCCCTGCGGAGATCTCCAGGTCGACGCCCTCGACGGCGTGCACGACGCCGTCCATGGTCATGAAGTCGACGGCGAGGCCCTGCACGGAGAGGAGCGGGGCGGATGCCTCGGTGAATGTCATGCTCTCGTTTTCTCTCGACATGGTCATCGTGCCCTCGTCCGCGGATCCATCGCCTCGCGCAGCGCCTCACCGAACAGGGTGAAGCCGAGCGCGGTGACCGCGATGCAGATACCCGGGAAGAACGCCAGCCAGGGGGCGATCGCCAGCTCGTTCTGGGCGTAGGTCAGCATCCGCCCCCATTCAGCGGTCTCAGGGCGTCCGCCGCCGAGACCGAGGAAGGAGAGCGCTGCGGCGTCGATCACGGCCGTCGCGAGCGTCAGCGTGCCCTGCACGATGACCGGTCCGATCGCGTTCGGCAGCACGTGGGTCATCGTGATCGTGCCCCGACCGAGACCCAGCGTCTGCGCCGACAGCACGTAGTCCGCGGAGCGCTGCTGCAGCATCGACGCCCGCAGCAGGCGCGCGAAGATCGGCACCTGCGAGGCACCGATGGCGATCATGACGGCGAACGGCGTCTGGCCGAGAATCGCGGCGATCGAGACGGCGAGCAGCAGGTTCGGCACCGAGAGGATGATGTCGACGACGCGCATGATGACGGTGTCGACCCACCCGCCGAAGGTTCCGGCGATGAGGCCGAGGAGCATTCCGCCCGCGAGGCCGAGCGCCGTGGAGACCACACCGACCATCAGGGACGCCTGCGCACCCCAGATCAGCTTGGAGAGCACATCACCGCCGAAGCGGTCCAGCCCCAGCGGGAACTCGGGCAGCTCGCCCGGTCCGGGAATGTGGGTCGGTGTGATGAACTTCGCCCCCGGCAGCGCGGTCTCCGGGTAGGGAGCAAGTACCGGCGCGAGCGCCGCGATCAGCAGGAACAGCAGCACGATGGCCGCGCCGATCCACGCCGTCGGATTGTGGCGCAGACGTCGGAACACATCACGCCAGAAGCCGCCGGGGCCGTCTTTCAGATCGGCCTGAGCGATGGCGACCGTGTCGATCATGCCTCCGCCCTGGGCCGGGGGAAGTGCGACGCTCATGACGTCTCCTCCTCTCGTGCGGGCAGTCGATGCGCTGTGGTTCGCATCACTGCACCCGCACTCTCGGGTCGATCAGGCTGTACGACACATCCACGGCGAGGTTGATGAGTGCATAGGCGATCGCGATGAAGATGATGAATCCCTGCAGCACCGGGAAGTCGCGGGTGAAGATCGCGCGGGCCAGGAAGGAGCCGATACCCGGGAAGGCGAACACGGTCTCGGTGAGGACCGCCCCCGAGATCAGCAGACCGGTCTGCAGACCGATCGTCGTGATGACCGGCAGCATGGCATTGCGCAGGATGAATCGGTTGCGGAGCGTCGGGCGCGCCACGCCCTTCGCGCGCCCGGTGCGCACGTAGTCGGCGTTCTGCACCTCCAGCACACTGGCCCGGGTGATGCGCACGATGATCGCGAGCGGAATCGTGCCGAGCGCGAGCGCGGGCAGGATGAGATGGAGGAACGCGTCCCAGGCGGCGTCGAACTCGCCGGTGATGATGCCGTCCCAGACATAGAAGCCGGTGGGATGGGTCGCATCTATTCGCGGGTTCTGGCGGCCGTCCGACGGGAGCCATCCGAGCTGCACCGCGAAGACGTACTTCAGGATGAACGCCAGGAAGAACACCGGGATCGTGATGCCGACGAGGCTGAACACGACCGAGGCGTGGTCGCTGAACTTGCCGTGGCGGCGCGCCGCCCAGTAGCCCAGCGGAACGCCGACGCCGACGGCGAAGATGAGGGCCGCCACCGAGAGCTCGATCGTCGCAGGGAAGCGGCGGAAGAACTCCTCCAGCACCGGCCGATTGGTCTGGATGGACGTTCCGAAGTCGCCCTGCAGGAGGCGTCCGACCCAGATGAAGTACTGCTCGATGAGCGGCTTGTTGAAGCCGTAGAGCTCGTTGATGCGAGCGACAGCTTCGGGAGTGGCCTTCTCGCCGAGAAGGGCGACAGCGGGTCCGCCGGGAAGGGCACGGACCCAGGCGAAGAGCAGGATGCTCAGGCCGAAGAGAGTAGGGATGAGGAACAGCAGTCTCCTGCCGATGGTGCGCAGCACAGGATCTCCGTCGATCAGGTGCGGGTCGCCCCGCGCTCACGTCATGAGCGCGGGGCGACGCCGAACTCGGTCAGAACTACTCGGTCAGGACGATCTCAGAGAAGACCTCGTCATTGACCGGGCTGGCCGGGTAGCTCTTCACGCGGGGCGCGAACGCCAGCGTGGGAGCGGGGTGTGCGAGCGGAACACCGGGGATGAACTTCGCGACATCCTCGTTGATCTCCTGGTACAGCGCGCTCTGCTCCTCGAGGTTCGCGATGCCGCGCGCCTCGGCGAGCTTGCCGAACAGCTCGGGGTTGTCGAAG
The DNA window shown above is from Microbacterium keratanolyticum and carries:
- a CDS encoding ABC transporter permease; translated protein: MSVALPPAQGGGMIDTVAIAQADLKDGPGGFWRDVFRRLRHNPTAWIGAAIVLLFLLIAALAPVLAPYPETALPGAKFITPTHIPGPGELPEFPLGLDRFGGDVLSKLIWGAQASLMVGVVSTALGLAGGMLLGLIAGTFGGWVDTVIMRVVDIILSVPNLLLAVSIAAILGQTPFAVMIAIGASQVPIFARLLRASMLQQRSADYVLSAQTLGLGRGTITMTHVLPNAIGPVIVQGTLTLATAVIDAAALSFLGLGGGRPETAEWGRMLTYAQNELAIAPWLAFFPGICIAVTALGFTLFGEALREAMDPRTRAR
- a CDS encoding ABC transporter permease, coding for MLRTIGRRLLFLIPTLFGLSILLFAWVRALPGGPAVALLGEKATPEAVARINELYGFNKPLIEQYFIWVGRLLQGDFGTSIQTNRPVLEEFFRRFPATIELSVAALIFAVGVGVPLGYWAARRHGKFSDHASVVFSLVGITIPVFFLAFILKYVFAVQLGWLPSDGRQNPRIDATHPTGFYVWDGIITGEFDAAWDAFLHLILPALALGTIPLAIIVRITRASVLEVQNADYVRTGRAKGVARPTLRNRFILRNAMLPVITTIGLQTGLLISGAVLTETVFAFPGIGSFLARAIFTRDFPVLQGFIIFIAIAYALINLAVDVSYSLIDPRVRVQ